In Leptolyngbya sp. O-77, the genomic window AGTGGTCAATCCTGACCTCTACGCGGCGTGGCAAACGCTTAACCCCACCGAAAAATATTTCACGCTGCTAGAGGCCTGGCTGATCCGGAGCGATCTGGAACTGCTAGGAGAAGACCGGAATCCGCTGAATGAAGGGAGCCGAGTTCTAAAAGCTTGGACTGATTTGTCGAAGCAGCCCAAAACTTACCGAAACTACGGCGAACAAGATCGGCTGAACTACTGGCCAGGATTTCACAATCTGACGCTGATGCAGATGTTTGGCTGGGTGGAGTTGGTCTGCCCCCGCCCCGATGCGGGCAAGGGCTGGCGCGTTAAACAGGTAAAGCCCACGCCGATTGGAGATGCGATCGCCACTGTAGCGCTCAACGCCTATTACGACCAAGAATTCCAGTGGGCCTCGGAAAGCGACTTTACCCTGCCCTGGGGCGACTTTCAGCCCTATTTTCAGCCCTATTTCCCCGAATGGCGACAAAATCTGCCCGCGCTCCAGCCCCCAGCGCATCAAACCGGAACCTACATCTTCAAAGTTTCGCTCGGAAAAATCTGGCGGCGACTGTCGATGTCGAGCGAGTCTACTCTAGAGGCATTGGGTGACTTGATTCGAAAGTCGGTGGATTTCGACTCTGACCACCTCGATTTGTTTTCCTTCAAAGACGCGATAGGTCGCACGGTTGAAATTCATAATCCTTATATCAACTGGCGCGAGGGCAAAGCCAGTAACGAAGTGCTGATTGGCGACCTGCCTTTACAGCCTGGTATGGCAATGACTTACCTATTCGACTTTGGCAACTGCTGGGAATTTAACGTGCAGCTTGAAGAAATTCAGCCCGGAAAACCCAAGCGGGGCAGCAACAAGATTTTGGAGCGCCACGGCAAAGCGCCGGAGCAATATCCCAACTGGGACGAGGACGAATAGATCTGGTTACAGGAGGCGATCGCCCGTTTGCGAGTCAAACAGGAACAATGCGCGATCGTCGAACTGGAGCGAGAGGCGATCGCCCACCGCAACCGACTGCTCTGGCGCAACCAGCAGGCTGATCGGACGCTCCTCTCCTGGCACCATCGCCCGCACCAAAGTTTCGCGCCCCAGCGGCTCCACCAGCGTCACCTGCGCGACTAGTCCAGCGTCTTCCGCAGACCCAAGGCGCAAATGCTCTGGCCGGATGCCCAAGTTGACAGACTGATGGGGGTGATTTGCGAAGCGTTCGCGCAAGCGGTGCGGCGCACTTTCCCTACGAGAATCGTCCAGCGTAGACTGCCAAATTGCCGGGCAGGGCAGCGCCTGTTCGCCAATGTGTAACTGATCGTGAGCGTAGGTCGCGCTCAGCAGGTTCATCGGTGGATTGCCGATAAAGGTCGCCACCATCTGGTTTGCGGGCTGGCGGTAAATTTCTTGCGGCGGGCCAATTTGCTGAATCCGCCCCCGGTTCAGCACGACGATCTGATCCGCCAGGGTCATGGCTTCGGTCTGATCGTGGGTGACGTAGATCGTGGTGATGCCGAGGCGCTGATGCAGTTGCTTGAGTTCGGCGCGGGTGTCGTCGCGCAGTTGGGCATCCAGATTGCTCAGCGGCTCATCCATCAAAAACGCCTGGGGTTTACGGGCGATCGCCCGCCCCAAGGCCACCCGCTGCTGCTGCCCGCCAGAAAGCTGACCCGGCTTGCGATCGAGCAGGTGCGTCAGGTCAAGCGACTTGGCCACCGCCTCAATGCGCGGCCGAATTGTGTCGGAATCTGCCCCGCGCATCCGCAGCCCAAAAGCCAGATTTTCCGCCACCGTCATGTGCGGATACAGCGCGTAGTTTTGGAACACCATCGCCACGTCGCGCTGGCGGGCGGGCACGTCATTCACCCGGCGATCGCCAATATACAAATCCCCTGAAGTCGCCGCCTCCAGCCCCGCAATCGTCCGCAAAATCGTCGATTTGCCACAGCCCGACGGCCCCACCATCACCCAAAACTGCCCATCCGGCACCTCAAAGGTAATATCGGCGATCGCCGTCGTCGCGTTAAAAA contains:
- a CDS encoding ABC transporter ATP-binding protein, whose translation is MARIALKQINRIFNATTAIADITFEVPDGQFWVMVGPSGCGKSTILRTIAGLEAATSGDLYIGDRRVNDVPARQRDVAMVFQNYALYPHMTVAENLAFGLRMRGADSDTIRPRIEAVAKSLDLTHLLDRKPGQLSGGQQQRVALGRAIARKPQAFLMDEPLSNLDAQLRDDTRAELKQLHQRLGITTIYVTHDQTEAMTLADQIVVLNRGRIQQIGPPQEIYRQPANQMVATFIGNPPMNLLSATYAHDQLHIGEQALPCPAIWQSTLDDSRRESAPHRLRERFANHPHQSVNLGIRPEHLRLGSAEDAGLVAQVTLVEPLGRETLVRAMVPGEERPISLLVAPEQSVAVGDRLSLQFDDRALFLFDSQTGDRLL